From a single Campylobacter concisus genomic region:
- a CDS encoding RelA/SpoT family protein, translating into MKENSLFLEQLIEQILPCKNVSEAITLLFSLCERSEKLDKAIDSCVTSHAGQYRKSGEPYAIHPILVASIVANMGGDESMVIAALLHDVVEDTEVTLSEVQAEFGDEVAKLVEGLTKIVAIRENKLASSSSNEKLASSALTFRKMLLISIEDVRVLVVKLCDRLHNMLTLDALKVEKQKRIAEETLMVYAPIAHRLGISSIKNILEDLSFKYAMPEEYAKIDSFLNKNKQQLSLKLNAFYEKVNQILLENGFIEGTFEIQKRIKHYYSIYLKMQRKGISIEEVLDLLAIRILVQKPLDCYLALGNLHINFNPLISRFKDYIALPKQNGYQTIHTTIFDNKSIFEAQVRTYDMHKTAEYGVAAHWKYKNGEGSLLNPKLDWLNDIGMQNNEAESNVEELYEYAKDSLYIEDIAVYSPKGEVFTLPRGATALDYAYEIHTEIGLYAKEAYINRVRMPLLTELKNGDIVRIVTGEEAKFRCSWINSVRTGKARATIRTYCKQKIKDINYKIAVDILKSVFGVSKDRILDWIEHENLGKKVFRAATESEFLQEVVNMLKKYIKKERPFMISLGDKYQIKKQKFENIVIYSNHKISNVEFDYCCNPKRGDSIVGFKNGHNVTVHHKLCERAGKLMDKGNEIIFVKWTRNAPHRYKILLNLENRKGALAEFLTYLARLDVNLATISLNEANDLSGDTFEISVEIAENIDANELREKIKDRYKIIDFVSQSDPYHN; encoded by the coding sequence TTGAAGGAAAATAGTCTTTTTTTAGAGCAGTTAATAGAACAAATTTTACCTTGTAAAAATGTTTCAGAAGCTATAACGCTGCTCTTTTCTCTTTGCGAACGAAGCGAGAAATTAGACAAAGCTATAGATAGCTGTGTCACATCTCATGCTGGTCAATATCGCAAAAGTGGCGAGCCATACGCAATCCATCCTATCTTAGTAGCATCAATAGTGGCAAATATGGGCGGAGATGAGAGTATGGTTATAGCTGCACTACTTCACGATGTAGTTGAAGATACTGAAGTTACGCTTAGCGAAGTCCAGGCTGAATTTGGCGATGAAGTGGCAAAGCTGGTTGAGGGGCTTACAAAGATAGTTGCTATAAGAGAAAACAAGCTTGCAAGCTCAAGTAGTAACGAAAAACTAGCAAGCTCGGCACTAACCTTTAGAAAAATGCTTTTAATCTCCATTGAGGATGTTAGAGTTCTTGTGGTTAAGCTTTGTGACAGACTTCATAATATGCTAACCCTTGATGCATTAAAAGTAGAAAAACAAAAACGAATTGCTGAAGAGACGCTTATGGTCTATGCTCCGATTGCTCATAGGCTTGGAATTTCATCGATTAAAAATATACTTGAAGATCTAAGTTTTAAATATGCGATGCCAGAAGAATACGCCAAGATCGATAGCTTTTTAAATAAAAATAAGCAGCAGCTTAGCCTTAAACTAAATGCTTTTTACGAGAAAGTAAATCAAATTTTGCTTGAAAATGGCTTTATTGAGGGCACTTTTGAAATACAAAAACGTATAAAGCATTACTACTCAATCTATTTAAAAATGCAAAGAAAAGGTATTTCGATTGAAGAGGTGCTTGATTTGCTAGCTATTAGAATTCTTGTGCAAAAGCCGCTTGATTGCTACCTTGCGCTTGGAAATTTGCATATAAATTTTAATCCTCTTATTTCGAGATTTAAGGATTATATTGCACTTCCAAAGCAAAATGGCTATCAAACGATACATACAACTATTTTTGATAATAAGAGTATTTTTGAGGCACAAGTTCGTACTTACGATATGCACAAAACCGCCGAATACGGTGTCGCAGCTCATTGGAAATACAAAAATGGCGAGGGCAGTTTACTAAATCCAAAACTTGACTGGCTAAACGACATTGGTATGCAAAACAATGAAGCTGAAAGTAACGTCGAAGAGCTTTATGAATATGCAAAAGATAGTCTTTATATAGAAGATATTGCGGTCTATTCGCCAAAAGGTGAGGTTTTTACGCTTCCACGCGGGGCTACTGCACTTGATTATGCTTATGAGATTCACACAGAGATCGGACTTTACGCAAAAGAAGCTTATATAAATCGCGTCAGAATGCCGCTTTTAACAGAGCTAAAAAATGGCGATATTGTAAGGATCGTAACTGGCGAAGAGGCAAAATTTCGCTGTTCATGGATAAATAGCGTTCGAACTGGTAAAGCAAGGGCTACGATAAGAACATACTGCAAGCAAAAGATAAAAGATATAAATTATAAAATCGCAGTTGATATTTTAAAGTCGGTTTTTGGCGTTTCAAAAGATAGAATTTTAGACTGGATAGAGCATGAAAATTTAGGCAAAAAAGTTTTTCGTGCTGCAACTGAAAGTGAATTTTTGCAAGAGGTCGTAAATATGCTTAAAAAGTATATAAAAAAAGAGCGTCCTTTTATGATCTCTTTGGGCGACAAATATCAGATCAAAAAGCAAAAATTTGAAAATATCGTAATCTATTCAAATCATAAAATTTCAAATGTCGAGTTCGACTATTGTTGTAACCCAAAAAGAGGCGATAGTATAGTTGGCTTTAAAAATGGGCACAATGTGACAGTGCATCACAAACTTTGTGAGCGTGCCGGGAAACTTATGGATAAGGGCAATGAGATCATCTTTGTCAAATGGACTAGAAATGCCCCACATAGATATAAAATTTTATTAAATCTTGAGAACCGAAAAGGCGCATTGGCTGAATTTTTAACATATCTTGCTAGACTAGATGTAAATTTGGCTACAATCTCGCTAAATGAAGCAAATGACCTTAGCGGCGATACATTTGAAATAAGTGTTGAGATAGCCGAAAATATCGATGCAAACGAGCTAAGGGAGAAGATCAAAGATAGATATAAGATTATAGATTTCGTTTCGCAAAGCGATCCATACCATAACTAG
- a CDS encoding cell division ATP-binding protein FtsE, whose amino-acid sequence MQEIISARNLSLAYERDEIVINSVNLDIYANDFVFITGKSGSGKSTLLKSFYGEISPLAGELNVCMTQMDDVDDKRLCELRQRVGIIFQNYRLINEWNVERNVMLPLIIKGINQNVSKKQVAKLLKHVNMLHKADKYPMELSGGEQQRVAMARALAHNPNLLLCDEPTGNLDEYSSDVIWSLLKSAREFLGTSVVVVTHHIPSTLRIPYRHFVIENGGVHEIA is encoded by the coding sequence ATGCAAGAGATAATTAGTGCAAGGAATTTGAGCCTAGCTTATGAACGCGATGAAATCGTAATTAATAGCGTCAATTTAGATATTTATGCAAATGATTTTGTCTTTATCACAGGCAAGAGCGGAAGTGGAAAAAGCACACTTTTAAAATCATTTTATGGAGAAATTTCACCTCTTGCTGGAGAGCTAAATGTCTGCATGACGCAAATGGACGACGTCGATGATAAAAGACTTTGTGAGCTTAGGCAGCGAGTTGGCATTATATTTCAAAATTATCGCTTGATAAATGAATGGAATGTGGAAAGAAATGTCATGTTGCCCCTCATCATCAAAGGCATCAATCAAAATGTGAGCAAAAAGCAAGTGGCTAAACTTTTAAAACATGTAAATATGCTTCATAAAGCTGATAAATATCCAATGGAGCTAAGCGGTGGTGAGCAGCAAAGAGTGGCAATGGCAAGAGCTCTAGCACACAATCCAAATTTGCTCTTATGTGACGAGCCAACTGGAAATTTAGACGAATACTCAAGCGACGTCATCTGGTCACTTTTAAAATCAGCTAGGGAATTTTTAGGCACGAGCGTGGTTGTGGTGACGCATCATATCCCATCAACGCTTCGTATCCCATACCGCCACTTTGTTATAGAAAATGGAGGCGTGCATGAGATCGCTTAA
- a CDS encoding murein hydrolase activator EnvC family protein: protein MRKGIFTFLLAFSLAFASNTKEKIKDSKNSLRSSQAMSEQLSKKLDDLAGDIVNGEKKLRGISGDITNLKGQISVLETNASKALLELDDLTKQNKELERTQKELEQNMIRIIAEDLSFDLLMSATEDKQSEESIISSQILTKLNAIAKEDFKRLSQNYEDTIEKIKNKSNKINEINSSIKNYRRKQSDLQNLESTQKNTINGLKRDKEIYSKKLAKLQAQQDELRKTLEQLAIMQKQEDEAARAAREKQEKAAASKGGKKGEKSQPMGGGYQTSSVKKYSGAKTIAPLDSYTVKQKFGNYVDPIYNIKIFNESVTLRSTTPDAKVKSVLNGKVVFAKVTPMLENVVIIENENGIHTIYAHLSQIAPTVKVGSVVQKGYVIGRVRNDLTFEVTQRNYHIDPLEMISK from the coding sequence ATGAGAAAAGGAATTTTTACATTTTTGCTAGCTTTTAGTCTAGCTTTTGCGTCAAATACCAAAGAGAAGATCAAAGACTCCAAAAACTCATTGAGGTCGAGTCAGGCGATGAGCGAGCAGCTTAGTAAAAAGTTAGATGATTTGGCTGGTGATATCGTAAATGGCGAGAAAAAACTTCGCGGTATAAGTGGCGATATCACAAATTTAAAGGGTCAAATTTCAGTCCTTGAAACAAATGCTTCAAAGGCACTTCTTGAGCTTGATGATCTAACTAAGCAAAACAAAGAGCTAGAGCGCACTCAAAAGGAGCTTGAGCAAAACATGATAAGGATCATCGCAGAAGATTTGTCGTTTGATCTTTTGATGTCTGCAACTGAGGACAAGCAAAGCGAGGAGAGCATCATCTCATCTCAAATTTTAACCAAGCTAAATGCTATTGCAAAAGAGGATTTTAAAAGACTTAGCCAGAACTATGAAGATACGATCGAAAAGATAAAAAATAAATCAAACAAAATAAACGAGATAAACTCAAGCATCAAAAACTATAGACGCAAGCAAAGTGACTTGCAAAATTTAGAGAGTACGCAGAAAAATACTATAAACGGACTAAAACGTGATAAGGAAATTTACAGCAAAAAGCTAGCCAAGCTTCAAGCCCAACAAGATGAGTTAAGAAAGACGCTAGAGCAGCTCGCTATCATGCAGAAACAAGAGGATGAAGCCGCACGTGCTGCTAGAGAAAAACAAGAAAAAGCAGCTGCAAGCAAAGGCGGTAAAAAAGGTGAGAAGAGTCAGCCAATGGGTGGAGGCTATCAAACAAGCTCAGTCAAAAAATATTCAGGTGCAAAGACAATCGCTCCTCTTGATAGCTACACTGTAAAGCAAAAATTTGGAAACTACGTAGATCCAATATATAACATCAAAATTTTTAATGAGTCAGTCACGCTTCGCTCAACCACGCCAGATGCCAAAGTTAAAAGCGTATTAAATGGTAAAGTGGTCTTTGCAAAAGTAACTCCAATGCTTGAAAATGTAGTCATTATAGAAAACGAAAATGGCATCCACACGATCTACGCTCACCTAAGTCAGATCGCACCGACGGTTAAGGTAGGCTCAGTCGTGCAAAAAGGCTACGTTATAGGTCGAGTTAGAAACGATCTAACCTTTGAAGTGACACAAAGAAACTACCACATCGATCCACTTGAGATGATCTCAAAATAG
- the pyrH gene encoding UMP kinase, whose translation MSKRKRVLVKFSGEALAGENGFGIDTAVLKFIANEIKELVENGIEVGIVIGGGNIIRGVSAAKDGIIKRTSGDHMGMLATVINSIAMREALERSGLEVRVQSAIKMEAICETFIVGRAQRHLEKGRVVIFAAGTGNPFFTTDTAATLRAIEIGSDMIIKATKVDGVYDKDPKKFKDAKLLKSLNYEKAMSDDIKVMDDTAIALAKDNSLPILVCNMFKAGNLLKIINEEEAALYSVVK comes from the coding sequence ATGAGTAAAAGAAAACGCGTATTGGTTAAATTTTCAGGCGAAGCTTTGGCGGGAGAAAATGGTTTTGGCATAGATACAGCGGTGCTTAAATTTATAGCAAATGAGATAAAAGAGCTTGTCGAAAATGGTATCGAGGTTGGCATCGTGATAGGTGGTGGCAATATTATACGTGGTGTGAGTGCTGCAAAAGATGGTATCATCAAGCGAACGAGTGGCGATCACATGGGCATGCTAGCAACTGTTATCAACTCAATCGCGATGCGTGAAGCTTTAGAGCGAAGTGGGCTAGAGGTGAGAGTGCAAAGTGCAATCAAAATGGAAGCGATCTGTGAGACTTTCATCGTTGGACGTGCACAGCGCCATTTGGAAAAAGGCAGAGTTGTTATATTTGCTGCAGGTACCGGCAATCCTTTCTTTACAACCGATACAGCTGCAACTCTAAGAGCTATTGAAATTGGCTCAGATATGATCATAAAAGCTACAAAGGTTGATGGCGTTTATGATAAAGACCCTAAAAAATTCAAAGATGCAAAACTTTTAAAATCACTAAACTACGAAAAGGCAATGAGCGATGATATCAAGGTTATGGACGATACTGCTATAGCTTTAGCAAAGGATAACTCACTGCCTATTTTGGTTTGTAATATGTTTAAGGCTGGAAATTTATTAAAAATAATAAATGAAGAAGAAGCAGCCCTATATTCAGTAGTAAAATAA
- the trmB gene encoding tRNA (guanosine(46)-N7)-methyltransferase TrmB, protein MPNFIASSLKELSFPFGNDKVKFLWQANGRNERLICTKNEEESFFLVVKSGKNGIVVKGEKLTKPAKVGLLQEALELFKDQNCNDVISQAFAVKKTNLTKKVSEILSLEEFVSAFCELKDKFKEIFIEIGFGSGRHLLYQAKNNPNALVIGIEVYKPSIEQVAKLARANAIENVRLINTDARLLLSLIGSNLVDRVFLHFPVPWDKAEHRRVVSSAFALECERILKVGGKFELRTDSKEYCDFSLSKFLEPTNSKLEAFKNRNLEVTSKYEDRWRRQDKDIYDVVYTCEIESDESVLAGDFSFKEKTSVKNIIKNFKNFIIKKEDYFLHFEEIYTINEGEILLKVAFGAFNKPEQCFIKISDEKSEYFIKKPILIRENLAAHELLKEYLADARDN, encoded by the coding sequence ATGCCAAATTTCATCGCTTCGTCTTTAAAAGAGCTCTCGTTTCCATTTGGTAATGACAAAGTCAAATTTCTTTGGCAGGCAAATGGGCGAAACGAGAGGCTCATCTGCACAAAAAATGAAGAAGAGAGCTTTTTCCTAGTTGTAAAGTCCGGTAAAAATGGCATCGTCGTAAAGGGAGAAAAGCTTACAAAGCCAGCTAAAGTTGGTCTTTTGCAAGAGGCACTGGAGCTTTTTAAAGATCAAAATTGCAATGATGTAATCAGTCAAGCATTTGCTGTAAAAAAGACAAATTTGACCAAAAAAGTGAGTGAGATTTTAAGCCTTGAAGAATTTGTGTCAGCATTTTGCGAGCTAAAAGATAAATTTAAAGAGATTTTCATCGAGATCGGCTTTGGTTCTGGCAGACACTTGCTTTATCAAGCCAAAAACAATCCAAATGCCCTAGTTATCGGCATAGAAGTCTATAAGCCAAGCATCGAGCAAGTAGCAAAGCTAGCTAGGGCAAATGCCATAGAAAACGTACGGCTGATAAATACCGACGCAAGGCTTTTGCTCTCACTTATTGGCTCAAATTTAGTTGATAGAGTATTTTTGCATTTTCCAGTGCCGTGGGATAAAGCAGAGCATAGACGCGTGGTCTCATCGGCGTTTGCGCTTGAGTGCGAGAGGATATTAAAAGTAGGCGGCAAATTTGAGCTAAGGACTGATAGCAAGGAGTATTGCGATTTTAGCTTGAGTAAATTTTTAGAGCCTACAAACTCAAAGCTAGAAGCTTTTAAAAATAGAAATTTAGAGGTAACTAGTAAGTATGAAGACCGCTGGAGACGTCAAGATAAGGATATTTACGATGTTGTTTATACTTGTGAGATTGAAAGCGATGAGAGTGTTTTAGCTGGAGATTTTAGCTTTAAAGAAAAGACAAGCGTAAAAAATATCATTAAAAATTTCAAAAATTTCATCATCAAAAAAGAAGATTATTTCTTACATTTTGAAGAAATTTACACCATAAACGAGGGTGAAATTTTGCTAAAAGTTGCTTTTGGAGCGTTTAATAAACCTGAGCAATGTTTTATCAAAATAAGCGATGAAAAAAGCGAATATTTTATAAAAAAACCGATCTTAATTCGTGAGAATTTAGCTGCACACGAGCTTTTGAAGGAGTATTTGGCTGATGCAAGAGATAATTAG
- a CDS encoding FtsX-like permease family protein gives MRSLKNHLGFILPLIALLFSVQFSLTADKIVRDYERLMGNDYNIVIVSSKELSDAILKPVVSNLSSLEPLSPQKIIDRLSNDISAKNLSILQNALPKFYSLKLSEFPTPQYMDDLKQKLLKFDGITKVETFSKTHDKVFKMLNLAKSISYAFMAILCVIGLMLMLKQAKIWLFEHRERIEIMTLFGAPFWLKSAMLYKSAMVDSLVATVVVGAFFFFLPSIEIFRENAASIDVVLPSLDPSRDIFILFGVAMFLSIFAVSLVMSKARKSTI, from the coding sequence ATGAGATCGCTTAAAAATCATCTTGGATTCATCCTGCCGCTAATCGCGCTTTTGTTCTCCGTGCAGTTTAGCTTAACTGCCGATAAGATTGTGAGAGATTATGAAAGGCTCATGGGAAACGACTACAACATCGTCATAGTTTCAAGTAAAGAGCTTAGTGATGCTATTTTAAAGCCGGTGGTTAGCAATCTATCTAGCCTCGAGCCACTAAGTCCGCAAAAAATAATCGACCGCCTCTCAAATGACATCTCTGCTAAAAATTTATCCATACTGCAAAATGCACTGCCAAAATTTTACTCACTAAAACTTAGCGAATTTCCGACACCGCAGTACATGGATGATCTAAAGCAAAAACTTTTAAAATTTGATGGTATCACAAAGGTCGAGACATTTTCAAAGACTCATGACAAGGTCTTTAAAATGCTAAATTTAGCAAAAAGCATATCGTATGCTTTTATGGCGATACTTTGCGTAATAGGGCTTATGCTTATGCTAAAGCAGGCTAAAATTTGGCTGTTTGAGCATAGGGAGCGCATCGAGATCATGACGCTTTTTGGAGCACCTTTTTGGCTAAAATCAGCCATGCTCTATAAATCGGCCATGGTTGATAGTCTAGTTGCTACCGTTGTAGTTGGTGCATTTTTCTTTTTCTTGCCTAGCATTGAAATTTTTAGAGAAAATGCCGCAAGCATCGATGTAGTTTTGCCTAGTCTTGATCCTTCAAGGGATATTTTTATTTTATTTGGCGTGGCTATGTTTTTAAGCATTTTTGCTGTTAGTTTGGTGATGAGCAAGGCTAGAAAAAGCACGATATGA
- the tyrS gene encoding tyrosine--tRNA ligase has product MQDIAEILQEIKRGVAEIIDFERVESLIKNYYEKGENFYVKAGFDPTAPDLHLGHTVVLSKMALLQKHGAIVQFLIGDFTAQIGDPTGKSATRKKLDQETVLKNAKTYEEQVFKILDPKKTVIMFNSKWSNELGAAGMIELTSTFSVARMLERDDFEKRIKSGSPISICEFMYPLLQGYDSVAMKCDIEMGGTDQKFNLLMGRTLQRTYNVGKEQAVIMMPLLEGLDGVNKMSKSLGNYIGVTENANDMFAKTLSISDELMWRWYELLSTKRLGEIENLMNDVKNGKYHPKKAKEDLAYEITARYHGEEAAKAAMAEFNSVHSQNQLPTDIKEFSLKAPVWIVEALSQCELSESNSQARRDIKANAVSINQEKISDEQLKLEAGEYILQVGKRKFAKVKVE; this is encoded by the coding sequence ATGCAAGATATAGCTGAAATTTTACAAGAGATAAAACGCGGTGTTGCCGAGATTATTGATTTTGAAAGAGTTGAAAGCTTAATAAAAAACTATTATGAAAAAGGTGAAAATTTCTATGTAAAGGCTGGCTTTGATCCAACTGCTCCAGACCTTCACTTAGGACACACAGTCGTTTTAAGCAAGATGGCACTTCTTCAAAAACATGGTGCGATCGTGCAGTTTTTAATAGGTGACTTCACTGCTCAAATAGGCGATCCAACTGGCAAATCAGCCACCAGAAAAAAGCTAGATCAAGAGACAGTTTTAAAAAACGCTAAAACCTATGAAGAGCAAGTTTTTAAAATTTTAGATCCAAAAAAGACCGTGATAATGTTTAACTCAAAATGGTCAAATGAGCTTGGAGCTGCTGGAATGATAGAGCTAACTAGCACATTTTCAGTCGCTAGAATGCTAGAGCGCGATGATTTTGAAAAAAGGATAAAATCTGGTAGTCCAATTTCAATTTGTGAATTTATGTATCCGCTTCTTCAAGGTTATGATAGCGTTGCGATGAAGTGCGACATCGAGATGGGCGGTACGGATCAGAAATTTAATCTTCTAATGGGTAGAACCTTACAGCGAACATATAATGTTGGCAAAGAGCAAGCTGTCATCATGATGCCACTTCTTGAGGGGCTTGATGGTGTAAATAAGATGAGTAAAAGTCTTGGAAACTATATCGGTGTAACTGAAAATGCAAATGATATGTTCGCAAAAACACTTAGTATAAGCGATGAGCTAATGTGGCGTTGGTACGAGCTTTTAAGTACAAAAAGACTTGGCGAGATAGAAAATTTAATGAACGACGTAAAAAACGGCAAGTATCATCCAAAAAAGGCAAAAGAGGACCTTGCGTACGAGATAACAGCAAGGTATCACGGCGAGGAGGCTGCAAAGGCTGCGATGGCTGAGTTTAATAGCGTGCACTCTCAAAATCAGCTTCCAACTGATATAAAAGAATTTAGCTTAAAAGCACCAGTTTGGATCGTGGAAGCTTTGTCGCAGTGTGAGCTAAGTGAGTCAAATTCTCAAGCAAGACGCGACATAAAGGCAAATGCGGTTAGCATTAATCAAGAAAAGATTAGTGATGAGCAGTTAAAATTAGAAGCAGGTGAATATATCTTGCAAGTCGGTAAGCGTAAATTTGCAAAAGTAAAGGTTGAATAG
- a CDS encoding DNA-directed RNA polymerase subunit omega, whose product MRTEQITARALKQVGDDRYKLSLIVAKRAEALANGAVVLVEADTSKMKFADIALLEVAEGKIGLEAIVEGK is encoded by the coding sequence ATGAGAACAGAACAAATAACAGCAAGAGCATTAAAGCAAGTTGGTGATGATAGATATAAACTTTCACTTATCGTAGCAAAGCGTGCAGAAGCACTAGCAAATGGAGCAGTAGTGCTTGTAGAAGCCGATACTTCAAAGATGAAATTTGCTGACATTGCGCTACTTGAAGTAGCTGAGGGCAAAATAGGCTTAGAGGCAATAGTTGAAGGAAAATAG